Proteins encoded within one genomic window of Calonectris borealis chromosome 1, bCalBor7.hap1.2, whole genome shotgun sequence:
- the NDUFA9 gene encoding NADH dehydrogenase [ubiquinone] 1 alpha subcomplex subunit 9, mitochondrial yields the protein MAAVARCSLAARGLLLPRAGPGISVLAAAPSVLQQHRQVHHAVIPHGRSGRSSVSGIVATVFGATGFLGRYVVNRLGRIGSQVIIPYRCDQYDLMYLRPMGDLGQLVFLEWDCKDKDSIRRAVEHSNVVINLVGKEWETKNFSFEDEFVNIPKSIAQITREAGVETLIHISHLNASMKSPSKYLRSKAVGEKAVREEFPDAIILKPSEMFGREDRFLNHYANMRWFGGVPLISLGKKTVKQPVYVVDVAKAIINTIKDPDAKGKTYALAGPNRYLLYDMVEYIYAVSFRTFLPYPLPRPLYHLVARFFEISPFEPWLTRDKVDRFHTTDMTFPDLPGLEDLGIQPTPLEQKAIEVVRRHRRYRWLDAELEEAKPAKTYPM from the exons GCCCTGGCATTTCTGTGTTAGCTGCAGCACCATCTGTGTTGCAGCAGCACCGCCAAGTTCATCATGCCGTGATCCCTCATGGAAGAAGTGGACGATCCTCTGTTAGTGGCATCGTGGCCACTGTCTTTGGGGCTACAGGTTTCCTAGGACGATACGTTGTCAACCGTTTAG GTCGCATTGGATCTCAAGTAATCATACCCTATCGCTGTGATCAGTATGACCTCATGTATCTGCGGCCCATGGGTGACCTGGGGCAACTTGTCTTCTTA GAGTGGGACTGTAAGGACAAAGACTCTATCCGAAGAGCCGTGGAACACAGCAATGTGGTCATTAATCTTGTTGGAAAGGAATGGGAAACaaa aAACTTCAGTTTTGAAGATGAATTTGTAAATATTCCTAAAAGTATTGCGCAGATAACTAGGGAAGCTGGTGTGGAAACACTCATTCATATCTCTCACCTGAATGCTAGCATGAAGAGTCCTTCCAAATACCTCAGGAGTAAA GCTGTTGGAGAAAAAGCAGTGAGGGAGGAATTTCCAGATGCTATAATTTTGAAGCCCTCTGAGATGTTTGGGAGAGAGGACCGATTTCTCAATCATTACGCAA ACATGCGCTGGTTTGGTGGTGTGCCTCTTATTTCTCTGGGCAAAAAAACAGTGAAGCAACCGGTATAT GTGGTTGATGTAGCAAAGGCAATTATTAATACAATTAAGGATCCCGATGCTAAAGGAAAAACATACGCCTTGGCTGG acctaACCGATACCTTCTTTACGACATGGTAGAATACATCTACGCAGTTTCCTTTCGAACCTTTCTTCCCTATCCGCTTCCACGCCCTCTCTACCA TTTAGTTGCAAGATTCTTTGAGATTAGTCCATTTGAACCATGGTTAACACGAGACAAAGTGGACCGG tttcacaCAACAGACATGACATTTCCTGACCTTCCTGGTTTGGAAGACCTGGGTATTCAACCAACACCTCTAGAACAAAAAGCAATTGAAGTCGTGCGCCGTCACCGCAGATACCGCTGGTTGGACGCTGAGCTGGAGGAAGCAAAACCAGCTAAGACATATCCCATGTAA